One window from the genome of Sphingomonas lacunae encodes:
- a CDS encoding acyl-CoA dehydrogenase family protein, translating to MDLSYGAEAEAFRGEVRTFLKTVWQPGERRGDDLKAFVRDFRRAAIDAGYLYRGVPKRYGGSEQPVDVIKAQVIREEFNRARAPMEVGGNGVNMTVPTLLEKGTEEQRELFIRKTIEGDYIWGQGYSEPGSGSDLASVRTKGELSADGRKWIINGQKIWTSQGMQSTHMFMLVRTEPDAPKHDGITYLLIDLDQPGITRRPIRQMTGEQGAHTFCEFFFDNAETPVSWQVGERGQGWYVSRTTLKHERASIGSADGLGKQFDKLVELARDMGRLGDPLVRDRLTKIEGFVMAHRYTSFRLFSCAAAGDDPGPVSLMMKLALTEVGHEMALLAQDLIGEHGFVEPAGAGGRGPRGPRGPEKWLDQIMGSLGNSIAGGASNIQRNIIAERGLGLPRDLAMSGEK from the coding sequence ATGGACCTGAGCTATGGTGCCGAGGCGGAGGCCTTTCGCGGAGAGGTGCGCACCTTTCTGAAGACTGTGTGGCAGCCGGGTGAGCGCCGCGGCGACGACCTCAAGGCGTTCGTTCGCGACTTTCGCCGTGCCGCGATTGATGCGGGCTATCTCTATCGCGGCGTGCCGAAACGCTATGGCGGGTCGGAGCAGCCAGTCGATGTGATCAAGGCTCAGGTGATCCGCGAGGAATTCAACCGCGCGCGCGCGCCGATGGAAGTCGGCGGCAATGGCGTCAACATGACCGTGCCGACCCTGCTGGAAAAGGGGACGGAAGAGCAACGCGAACTGTTCATCCGCAAGACCATTGAGGGCGACTATATCTGGGGGCAGGGTTATTCGGAGCCGGGCTCCGGCTCCGACCTCGCCAGCGTGCGGACCAAGGGTGAGCTGTCTGCCGACGGCCGCAAATGGATCATCAACGGGCAGAAGATATGGACGTCGCAGGGGATGCAATCGACGCACATGTTCATGCTCGTGCGCACCGAACCCGATGCGCCGAAACATGACGGCATCACCTATCTGCTGATCGACCTTGACCAGCCCGGTATCACCCGCCGCCCGATCCGCCAGATGACCGGGGAGCAAGGCGCACATACATTCTGCGAATTCTTCTTCGACAATGCCGAAACTCCGGTCAGCTGGCAGGTGGGGGAGCGGGGGCAAGGCTGGTATGTCAGCCGCACGACGCTAAAGCATGAACGCGCCAGCATCGGCAGCGCCGATGGTCTGGGCAAGCAATTTGACAAGCTGGTCGAACTCGCCCGCGACATGGGCAGGCTCGGCGATCCGCTGGTGCGCGACCGGCTGACGAAGATCGAGGGCTTTGTCATGGCCCACCGCTACACCAGCTTCCGCCTCTTTTCCTGTGCCGCTGCCGGTGATGATCCGGGACCGGTCAGCCTGATGATGAAGCTGGCGCTGACCGAGGTGGGGCATGAGATGGCGCTGCTGGCGCAGGACCTGATCGGTGAGCATGGCTTTGTCGAGCCGGCGGGCGCCGGGGGACGCGGGCCGCGCGGGCCAAGGGGGCCGGAAAAGTGGCTCGACCAGATCATGGGCAGTCTGGGCAACTCGATTGCCGGCGGTGCCTCGAACATACAGCGCAACATCATCGCCGAGCGGGGGCTTGGCCTCCCGCGCGACCTTGCCATGTCAGGAGAGAAGTGA
- a CDS encoding acyl-CoA synthetase, whose translation MTHPRIHAAARPDQPAIIIAESGETLTYGEMERRADQGAHLLRQHRLNGGDTVAMWITNRPEFFEIYWAAQRAGLYITPMATALTAEEAQYIVGNSGAKLLIGDVDIAAVSALFDLVRADGFATCLTLEEWNAARATMPSGRIDDESAGFHMVYSSGTTGRPKGVKLPLTGEDPTAPNNLHDRLRDAYAFDQHTIYLSPAPLYHTAPMAYSTTCHRLGSTVVVMRKFDPVGALKAIERYRITATQMVPTMFVRMLKLPDEERLGHDLSSLQLVIHAAAPCPVEIKRKMIDWFGPIIFEYYAGSEGNGSTGISSEEWLQKPGSVGKATWGILHICDEDGRELPPGEPGIIYFEGGWPFEYLNDPEKTRESRHPQHPDWSMLGDIGYVDEDGYLFLTDRKSFMIISGGVNIYPQEIENVLINHPKVADVAVIGVPNAEMGEEVKAVVQPARWEEAGPALAEELKAYCREHLSPVKCPRSFDFDPALPRLDTGKLYKRLIRDRYWDGTVIPK comes from the coding sequence ATGACCCATCCCCGGATTCACGCCGCCGCGCGGCCGGATCAGCCCGCCATCATCATCGCGGAAAGCGGCGAGACTCTCACCTATGGCGAAATGGAGAGGCGTGCCGATCAGGGCGCGCACCTGCTCCGGCAGCATAGGCTCAACGGTGGTGACACCGTCGCAATGTGGATCACCAACCGGCCCGAATTTTTCGAAATCTATTGGGCCGCGCAACGCGCTGGCCTCTACATCACGCCGATGGCGACCGCGCTGACCGCCGAGGAAGCGCAGTATATCGTCGGCAACAGCGGTGCGAAGCTGCTGATCGGCGATGTCGATATCGCTGCTGTGTCTGCCTTGTTCGACCTCGTCCGCGCCGATGGCTTTGCCACCTGCCTGACACTTGAAGAGTGGAATGCCGCCCGGGCCACCATGCCCTCTGGACGTATTGATGACGAATCGGCGGGATTTCACATGGTATATTCGTCGGGCACCACTGGCCGTCCCAAGGGGGTAAAGCTGCCGCTGACCGGTGAGGACCCGACCGCGCCGAACAATCTGCACGACCGGCTGCGCGATGCCTATGCCTTTGATCAGCATACTATCTATCTGTCGCCCGCGCCGCTCTATCACACGGCGCCAATGGCTTATTCGACGACCTGTCACCGACTGGGTTCGACAGTCGTCGTCATGCGCAAATTTGATCCCGTAGGCGCGCTCAAGGCGATCGAACGCTATCGCATCACCGCCACGCAGATGGTGCCGACCATGTTCGTGCGGATGCTCAAACTGCCCGACGAGGAGCGGCTGGGGCATGACCTGTCATCATTGCAACTGGTGATCCACGCGGCCGCACCTTGTCCAGTCGAGATCAAGCGCAAGATGATCGACTGGTTCGGGCCGATCATCTTTGAATATTATGCCGGCAGTGAGGGCAATGGTTCGACCGGCATTTCTTCGGAGGAATGGCTGCAAAAGCCGGGGTCAGTTGGAAAGGCCACCTGGGGTATTCTCCATATTTGCGACGAGGACGGGCGCGAACTGCCACCCGGTGAACCTGGGATCATCTATTTCGAGGGCGGCTGGCCGTTCGAATATCTGAACGATCCTGAGAAGACACGTGAGAGCCGCCACCCGCAGCATCCCGATTGGTCTATGCTGGGTGATATCGGCTATGTTGATGAGGACGGCTATCTGTTCCTCACCGACCGCAAGAGCTTCATGATCATCTCGGGTGGGGTCAACATCTATCCCCAGGAAATCGAGAATGTCCTGATCAATCATCCCAAGGTGGCGGATGTCGCGGTGATCGGCGTTCCCAATGCCGAGATGGGCGAGGAAGTGAAGGCGGTCGTCCAGCCGGCGCGCTGGGAGGAAGCGGGACCCGCGCTGGCCGAAGAGCTCAAGGCCTATTGCCGCGAGCATCTCTCACCGGTCAAATGCCCGCGCTCCTTTGATTTCGATCCGGCCTTGCCACGACTGGACACCGGCAAGCTCTACAAACGGCTGATCCGCGACCGCTATTGGGACGGCACCGTCATTCCCAAATAG
- a CDS encoding enoyl-CoA hydratase-related protein — protein sequence MSDSDTPTSEVLVADDDGVRTITLNRPDRLNALTASIMAPLADACADAARDASVGCVIVTGAGRGFCAGGDLKEGGADKAVVAANRGSGSRTEQGFARLRGFMETARLLHEMPKPTIAMVNGPVAGAGIGIAGACDLRFAGTSASFLTAFDRIGAGGDFGSTWFWTKIVGTGVARELFLLGEKLTAEQAYAKGLYTRLFDDAVLAEETMKAARRLADGPRMGYRYMKANLNNAEDWAFEAALDAEALNMTLSTQATAQIWKAERAAREGS from the coding sequence GTGAGCGACAGCGATACGCCGACAAGCGAGGTGTTGGTGGCGGATGACGATGGCGTCCGCACCATCACACTCAACCGCCCGGATCGGCTCAACGCGCTGACCGCATCGATCATGGCACCGCTGGCCGATGCCTGCGCCGATGCCGCGCGGGATGCCTCGGTCGGTTGTGTCATCGTCACCGGAGCAGGGCGCGGATTTTGCGCCGGCGGTGACCTGAAAGAGGGTGGCGCCGACAAGGCGGTGGTTGCGGCCAACCGCGGCAGCGGCAGCCGGACCGAGCAGGGCTTTGCCCGGTTGCGCGGTTTCATGGAGACGGCGCGGCTGCTGCATGAAATGCCCAAGCCGACCATTGCCATGGTCAATGGCCCGGTGGCCGGGGCAGGGATCGGCATTGCCGGGGCCTGCGACTTGCGCTTTGCCGGAACCAGCGCGAGCTTTCTCACCGCCTTTGACCGGATCGGCGCGGGCGGCGACTTCGGCTCAACCTGGTTCTGGACCAAGATTGTCGGCACCGGCGTGGCTCGGGAATTGTTCCTTCTGGGCGAGAAGCTGACGGCGGAGCAGGCCTATGCCAAGGGGCTCTATACCCGCCTTTTCGATGATGCCGTGCTGGCCGAAGAGACGATGAAGGCTGCCCGCCGCCTCGCCGACGGACCGCGAATGGGCTATCGCTACATGAAGGCCAATCTCAACAATGCCGAGGATTGGGCGTTTGAGGCGGCGCTCGATGCCGAGGCGCTCAACATGACGCTGTCGACCCAGGCAACCGCGCAAATCTGGAAAGCGGAGAGGGCGGCAAGGGAAGGCTCGTGA